The Hymenobacter oligotrophus genome has a window encoding:
- a CDS encoding ABC transporter permease, which produces MLLFILRRLAHGLLILVGVALTVFVLFQVLPGDPVALLAGQRSDVATRAAIAADLGLDQPMPVQLAAYLNDVSPVGVHARDSASAARYGGVTLLPLGGERAVVLKKPYLRRSFQSNKDVLDILLDHFSGTLWLALAAMLLAAVLGIGFGIVAALRAHTWLDRTLLTVSVLGISVPSFVAGILIAMTFGFYWSRYTGLNLTGQLFETDPFTAESHVVLRNLVLPAFALGIRPLAVIVQLTRSSMLEVMSQDFVRTARAKGLSKRRTVLRHALQNALNPVVTAVSGWLASLMAGAFFIEYIFNWKGLGTVTLRAVENLDFPVVMGATIFVAFLFVVINIAVDVLYAVLDPRVKLS; this is translated from the coding sequence ATGCTCCTGTTTATTCTTCGCCGGCTGGCGCACGGACTGCTGATTTTGGTGGGCGTGGCGCTTACGGTGTTTGTGCTTTTTCAGGTGTTGCCCGGCGACCCGGTGGCCCTGCTGGCCGGCCAGCGCTCCGACGTGGCCACCCGCGCCGCCATTGCCGCCGACCTAGGGCTCGATCAGCCGATGCCGGTGCAGCTGGCCGCTTACCTCAACGATGTGTCGCCGGTGGGTGTGCACGCCCGCGATTCGGCCAGCGCGGCGCGCTACGGCGGCGTTACGCTGTTGCCCCTAGGTGGCGAGCGGGCCGTGGTGCTCAAGAAGCCGTATTTGCGCCGCTCGTTTCAGTCGAACAAAGACGTGCTCGACATCCTGCTCGACCACTTCAGCGGCACCTTGTGGCTTGCTTTGGCGGCAATGTTGCTGGCTGCCGTACTGGGCATTGGCTTCGGCATTGTGGCCGCGCTGCGGGCCCACACCTGGCTCGACCGCACGCTGCTAACCGTATCGGTGCTGGGTATTTCGGTGCCGTCGTTTGTGGCCGGTATTCTCATTGCCATGACGTTCGGCTTTTACTGGAGCCGCTACACCGGCCTCAACCTCACGGGCCAATTGTTCGAGACCGACCCGTTCACGGCCGAGTCGCACGTGGTGCTGCGCAATTTGGTGCTGCCGGCTTTTGCCCTAGGTATCCGGCCGCTGGCCGTCATCGTGCAGCTTACGCGCAGCTCCATGCTCGAGGTAATGTCGCAGGATTTTGTGCGCACGGCCCGGGCCAAAGGCCTCAGCAAGCGCCGCACCGTGCTGCGCCACGCCCTGCAAAACGCCCTAAACCCCGTGGTAACGGCCGTATCGGGCTGGTTGGCTTCGCTGATGGCCGGTGCGTTTTTTATCGAATACATCTTCAACTGGAAGGGCCTAGGTACCGTGACGCTCCGCGCCGTCGAGAACCTTGATTTTCCGGTGGTAATGGGCGCTACCATCTTCGTGGCCTTCCTGTTCGTGGTCATCAACATCGCCGTGGATGTGCTCTACGCCGTGCTCGACCCGCGCGTGAAGCTGAGCTGA
- a CDS encoding sterol desaturase family protein has translation MEQQAAPASGQLHKPKHKGSARLFENPVLERMTHTHIAAPLTIFFAVAAVSLYYGLSRGLLTGLSAFGLFLAGWFAFTLVEYLMHRFLYHMKADTPGKAKFQYTMHGVHHEFPKDKTRLAMPPILTVFVTSLLFFIFRFVFGYAGLGILAGFVFGYALYLFVHYAIHVYAPPKNFLKFWWHHHAQHHYRQDEVAFGVSTTIWDHIIGTMPEKRGK, from the coding sequence ATGGAACAACAGGCTGCTCCTGCGTCGGGCCAATTGCACAAGCCCAAGCACAAAGGTTCGGCGCGTTTGTTTGAGAACCCCGTGCTGGAGCGGATGACGCACACGCACATTGCCGCGCCCCTCACCATTTTCTTTGCCGTAGCGGCCGTAAGTCTTTACTACGGCCTTAGCCGCGGCCTGCTCACGGGCCTGTCGGCGTTTGGGTTGTTTTTGGCCGGCTGGTTTGCCTTTACGCTGGTGGAGTACCTCATGCACCGCTTTCTGTATCACATGAAGGCCGACACGCCCGGCAAGGCCAAGTTTCAGTACACCATGCACGGCGTGCACCACGAGTTTCCGAAGGACAAAACACGCCTGGCTATGCCGCCCATCCTGACGGTGTTCGTAACCTCGCTGTTGTTCTTCATCTTCCGCTTTGTGTTCGGCTACGCGGGCTTGGGCATTCTGGCGGGTTTTGTGTTTGGCTACGCGTTGTACCTGTTTGTGCACTACGCCATTCACGTGTACGCCCCGCCGAAAAACTTCCTGAAGTTTTGGTGGCACCACCACGCCCAGCACCACTACCGGCAGGACGAAGTAGCCTTTGGCGTGTCAACCACCATCTGGGACCACATCATCGGTACCATGCCCGAAAAACGCGGCAAGTAG
- a CDS encoding shikimate kinase, whose product MNSELERALGAPLPQAAKDPAAASQPAPEPAPATPRPATAPAGQFSIQHSAFRIHLIGMPGAGKTTLGRALAARYGLPFRDLDEEIVQRQGRSVQDIFAADGEDYFRQAEADALRAVLAEHPRLVLATGGGTPCFHGNAEELNRTGLTLWLDVPVAELLARLQHAAATRPLLAALPDAAALEQRLQQTLAARERFYATAHLRCTHPACTPETVHHLLTRFRHTA is encoded by the coding sequence ATGAATTCTGAATTGGAAAGGGCCCTAGGTGCGCCGCTGCCGCAAGCAGCCAAGGACCCAGCCGCCGCAAGTCAGCCGGCGCCCGAGCCAGCGCCAGCAACGCCCCGACCTGCCACAGCCCCCGCCGGGCAATTCAGCATTCAGCATTCAGCATTCCGAATTCACCTAATCGGCATGCCGGGCGCGGGCAAAACCACCCTAGGCCGGGCCTTGGCCGCGCGCTACGGCCTGCCTTTTCGCGACCTGGACGAAGAAATTGTACAGCGTCAGGGCCGCAGCGTTCAGGACATTTTTGCGGCTGATGGCGAGGATTATTTTCGGCAAGCAGAGGCCGATGCCTTGCGCGCCGTGCTGGCCGAGCACCCGCGCTTGGTGCTGGCCACCGGCGGCGGTACGCCTTGCTTCCATGGCAATGCCGAAGAACTCAACCGCACCGGCCTGACGCTTTGGCTGGATGTGCCCGTAGCGGAATTGCTGGCTCGCTTGCAGCACGCCGCCGCTACCCGCCCGCTGCTGGCCGCTCTGCCCGACGCGGCGGCCCTGGAGCAGCGCCTGCAACAAACATTGGCGGCCCGCGAGCGGTTTTATGCCACGGCACACCTGCGGTGCACGCATCCGGCGTGCACGCCCGAAACGGTGCACCACTTGCTGACACGTTTTCGGCATACAGCCTAA